A genomic segment from Salvia splendens isolate huo1 chromosome 13, SspV2, whole genome shotgun sequence encodes:
- the LOC121761968 gene encoding protein SPIRRIG-like yields MKALASHPSAAQSLIEDNSLQLLFNMVANGSLVVFSQFKEGLVPLHAIQLHRHAMQILSLLLANDNGCTAKYIRKYHLIKVLLMAVKDFNPDCGDPAYTMGIVDLLLECVELSYRPEAGGIRFREDIHNAHGYQFLVHFALTLSKNRSGQTFYSITSEDSASLLADEGGEGKSSTEDIGLKNSPHSLSPTLCRLLDVIINFAQIGPSDVSEISGIKASKSSNIKPNGHGKGHTSSSDRPVDDIWKKDEGQVGDLEAVQMLQDIIIKAESTELQTEVLNRIFKIFSGHPENYKLCQQLRTVPLLIQNMTGFPLSLQEIILKILEYAVTVVNIIPEQELLSLCCLLQQQKSTELNHTILSFLVKLLSFDQQYKKILREFGMMEFLLDDLKQHKFFLGAEQLAGVHGELERNTSPSCFKKDLDSKGAILSSPKPLESGSGKFSLFEVEGTITAAWDCLVSLLKKTEANQASFRSANGVSIILPLLASDVHRPGALRVLSCLIVEDVKQAHPEELGTVIEILKSGMVTSDSGSQYTLRDDAKCDAFGTLWRILGVNGSAQRVFGEATGFSLLLTTLHTFQNDGEQKIQPSISLSAKVFTYMMRAVTAGVSGNSVNRMKLHTIVASHTFSDLLCDSGLICVDYEQQVIQLFLELAVELVLPPFLTSDAAAVTSEMQNETASFPLITPSGSFVPDKERVYNSAAIRVLIRALLLCTPKVQLELLNLIQKLACGSSFNKENLTSVGCVQLLLETIYPFISSASPLVSHSLKIVEVLGAYRLSVPELRILIRYIFQTRVESSGRCLVEMMERLILLEDMGSDDVSLAPFVELDMSKTGHASIQVPLGERSWPPAAGYSFVCWFQFRNLLKSSAKESEAPNGYSRRRTSSIGQQVLRIFSVGSVENGSTFYAEVLLQDDGLITLATSNTSSLTFSGIEMEEGRWHHLAIVHNKPNALAGLFQASVAYVYVNGKLRHTGKLGYSPSPVGKSLQVNIGTPVACAKANDLSWKLRSCYLFEEALSPGSICFMYILGRGYRGLFQDSNLLQFVPNQACGGGSMAILDSLDTDLSLTATVQKPDNAGKQGVTKLDQSGIVWDSDKLGNLSLHLWGKKLIFAFDGTSTEMFRASGTLSMLNLVDPLSVAASPIGGIPRFGRLVGDIYVCKQSVIGDTIRPIGGMAVVLALVEAAETRDMLHMSLTLLACALHQNPQNVRDMQKYRGYHLLALFLQRRMSLFDMHSLEIFFQIAACEASFSEPRKIEAVHTNLSPAGIINESSFDDNTISKFRDEFSSVGSPGYIDDFSATKDSFSHISELESTYMQTETSNCIVLSNADMVEHVLLDWTLWVRAPVPIQISLLGFLEHLVSMHWYRNHNLTILRRINLVQHLLVTLQRGDVEVPVLEKLVVLLGVILEDGFLPSELELVVRFMIMTFDLPDLTSRNHIMREAMGKPIIVRNMLLEMLIDLQVTIHSEELLEQWHRMVSSKLITYFLDEAVHPTSMRWITTLLGVCLTSSPTFALKFRSSGGYQGLARVLPSFYDSPDIYYILFCLIFGKPVYPRLPEVRMLDFHALIPSDSSYVELKFVELLESVIAMAKSTFDRLCNQSTLAYQTGNLSHVGTNLVAELTDEHVDISGELQGETLIHKTYAARLMGGEASAPAAATSVLRFMVDLAKIGLPFSVGCRHMEFLESCIDLYFSCVRAAHAVRMAKELSVKTEDTNLNDGEEDSCSSHNTFSSLPQEQELSVKTSISIGSFTQGNVSASSDDIPVSPNNVASEKPDVNILETQYQPVKEDTQAVRNFDVEAVEQASHATSGSNEFRFHDKKSTSDPSPQKDLHSTLSSTMLESPVMSKNCNFFISPTPSSPVLALTSWLGSSSRNDLKSQSARSMDSIVSLNDSNHTPDLKPSDHTKPSTNMFAISPMLLLEVDDCGYGGGPCSAGATAVLDFVAEVLADFVTEQMKAASVVETVLENVPQYADAESVLVFQGLCFTRLMNFLERRLLRDDEEDEKKLDKTRWSLNLDALSWMIVDRVYMGAFPQPASVLKTLEFLLSMLQLANKDGRIEETIPAGRLLSIGRGSRQLDTYIHALFKNTNRMILFCFLPSFLLTIGEDDLLSRLGLMNEPKKILSVYTSPVEEGVNVFTVLQLLVAHRRIIFSPSNLETDLNCCLCVNLISLLHDHRQNVQNAAVDILKYLLVQRRAALEEFLVSKPNQGSSFDVLHGGFDNLLTGNLSGFFDWFHSSQSVVNKVLEQCAVIMWVQYITGSAKFPGVRIKGMDSRRKRDMEKKTRDTSKVEHKHWEQVNERRIALELVRDAMATELRVIRQDKYGWVLHAESEWQTHLQQLVHERGIFPISRSSINEEEPEWYLCPIEGPYRMRKKLERCKLKIDTIENVLNGKFLLGEGELSKDKIEDEDHASDTESDSFFNLLASKPNDESFSSELYDASTFRESEDAGDIAFSGVGWNDDRESSINEASLHSATEFGVKSSAGSTQRAESVPGKSDLGSPRQSSSARIDDVRVAEDKSDKELNDNGEYLIRPYLEPCERIKYKYNCERVVGLDKHDGIFLIGELSLYVIENFYIDDSGCIREKESEDDLSVIDQALGVNKDLSICMDSHSKSTMSWSATAKAYTGARAWAFNGGAWGKEKLGSSGNVPHLWHMWKLDSVHELLKRDYQLRPVAIEIFSMDGCNDLLVFHKKEREEVFKNLVAMNLPRNSMLDSTISGSTKQDSKEGSRLFKVMAKSFSKRWKNGEISNFQYIMHLNTLAGRGYSDLTQYPVFPWVLADYESETLNFSDPKTFRKLDKPIGCQSLEGEEEFRKRYDSWDDPEVPKFHYGSHYSSAGIVLFYLLRLPPFSMENQKLQGGQFDHADRLFNSIQDTWLSAAGKGNTSDVKELIPEFFYMPEFLENRFKLDFGEKQSGEKVSDVVLPPWAKGSAREFIRKHREALESDYISEHLHHWIDLIFGYTQRGKAAEEAVNVFYHYTYEGSVDIDSVADPAMKASILAQINHFGQTPKQLFLKPHVKRRTDKRNLPHPLRHSELLVPHEIRKSSSPISQIVNFGDKILIAGPNNLLKPRTFSKNVAWGFPDRSLRFVTYDQERVLSTHENLHGGNQIQCVGATHDGQSLVTGADDGLVCVWRLGNDGPRVVRRLQLEKALCGHTGKITCLHVSQPYMMIVSGSEDCSVIIWDLSSLVFVRQLPEFPSPVSAIYMNDLTGEILTAAGVMLAVWSINGDCLAVVNTSQLPSDSILSITGSTFSDCIDKQWYASGHQSGAVKVWKMVHSSSEESTQDKQNTSPGAGLGLGSKVPEYRLILHKVLKSHKFPVTALHLSSDLKQLLSGDSGGHLVSWTLPEESLRSLMNHG; encoded by the exons ATGAAAGCATTGGCTAGCCATCCTTCTGCTGCTCAAAGTCTGATAGAAGATAACTCACTTCAATTACTGTTTAACATGGTTGCCAATGGTTCTTTGGTGGTGTTTTCTCAATTCAAAGAAGGTCTAGTTCCTTTGCATGCCATTCAGCTTCACAGACATGCCATGCAG ATCCTCAGTCTTCTTTTGGCCAATGACAATGGTTGCACTGCCAAGTACATACGCAAGTATCATCTG ATTAAAGTTCTTCTGATGGCCGTGAAGGATTTCAACCCTGATTGTGGGGATCCGGCCTACACTATGGGCATTGTAGACTTGCTTCTTGAATGTGTTGAATTATCTTACAGACCTG AGGCTGGTGGTATCAGATTCAGAGAGGATATTCACAATGCTCATGGCTACCAGTTCCTGGTTCATTTTGCCTTGACTCTGTCAAAAAACAGATCTGGCCAGACTTTCTATTCCATTACATCTGAAGATTCAGCCAGTTTACTTGCAGATGAGGGAGGGGAGGGGAAGAGCTCAACCGAAGATATAGGATTAAAGAACTCGCCACACAGTCTCTCACCAACGCTTTGTAGACTCCTTGATGTCATTATTAATTTCGCCCAGATAGGTCCCTCGGATGTTTCAGAAATATCTGGAATAAAAGCTTCAAAAAGTTCTAATATAAAGCCGAATGGGCATGGCAAAGGCCATACATCATCTAGTGATAGACCAGTGGATGACATTTGGAAGAAGGATGAAGGCCAAGTAGGAGATTTAGAAGCCGTACAAATGCTGCAGGACATTATAATTAAAGCAGAAAGTACAGAACTGCAGACCGAAGTATTGAATAGAATTTTTAAGATATTCTCAGGTCATCCTGAAAACTACAAGTTGTGTCAGCAATTGAGGACTGTTCCCCTCTTGATCCAAAATATGACTGGTTTCCCTTTGTCTCTACAAGAGATAATCTTGAAAATTCTTGAATATGCTGTTACTGTAGTGAATATCATCCCTGAACAAGAGTTGCTTTCACTTTGCTGCTTATTGCAGCAACAAAAATCTACTGAATTGAATCATACAATTCTGTCCTTTCTCGTGAAACTCTTATCATTTGATCAACAGTACAAGAAGATCCTTAGAGAATTTGGTATGATGGAGTTTCTATTGGATGATCTGAAGCAGCACAAATTTTTCTTAGGGGCCGAGCAGCTAGCTGGTGTCCATGGTGAACTGGAAAGAAATACTAGCCCAAGCTGCTTCAAGAAGGACTTGGATAGCAAGGGTGCAATTCTTTCTTCTCCAAAACCCTTAGAATCTGGTTCTGGGAAATTCTCTCTTTTTGAGGTAGAGGGGACAATCACTGCCGCTTGGGATTGTTTAGTCTCGTTGCTAAAGAAAACAGAAGCTAATCAAGCATCATTTCGTTCTGCTAATGGGGTCTCTATTATACTTCCTCTTTTGGCCTCTGATGTACACCGCCCTGGTGCCCTGAGAGTATTGTCATGTTTGATTGTTGAGGATGTTAAACAG GCTCATCCGGAAGAATTGGGTACCGtaattgaaattttgaaaagtgGAATGGTTACAAGTGATTCGGGATCCCAATACACACTTCGGGATGATGCAAAATGTGATGCTTTTGGAACGTTATGGCGCATATTAGGAGTTAATGGCTCCGCTCAGAGGGTTTTTGGTGAAGCAACTGGGTTTTCTCTTTTATTAaccacacttcacacatttcagaATGACGGTGAACAGAAAATCCAGCCATCGATATCTTTAAGTGCCAAGGTGTTTACATATATGATGCGTGCCGTGACAGCAGGGGTTTCTGGTAACTCGGTGAATCGGATGAAACTGCACACAATAGTGGCATCACATACCTTTTCTGATCTTTTATGTGATTCTGGACTCATTTGTGTTGACTATGAACAGCAAGTCATACAATTGTTTCTTGAACTTGCTGTAGAGTTAGTTCTCCCACCATTTTTAACATCAGATGCAGCAGCAGTAACTAGCGAGATGCAAAATGAAACAGCTAGTTTTCCTTTGATTACACCATCAGGTTCTTTCGTCCCTGACAAGGAACGTGTGTACAATTCTGCTGCTATCAGAGTGCTCATACGCGCCTTATTGCTGTGCACTCCAAAGGTGCAACTGGAATTGCTTAACCTTATTCAAAAACTTGCTTGTGGCAGCTccttcaacaaagaaaacctcACATCTGTAG GTTGTGTGCAGCTTCTCTTGGAGACAATTTACCCCTTCATTTCAAGTGCTTCTCCTTTGGTTTCTCATTCTTTGAAGATTGTTGAAGTTCTTGGTGCCTATAG GCTATCAGTACCAGAACTTAGAATTCTTATCAGGTATATATTTCAAACGAGAGTAGAAAGTTCTGGTCGTTGTCTCGTTGAAATGATGGAGAGATTAATCCTTCTAGAGGATATGGGCTCAGACGACGTATCTCTTGCACCTTTTGTGGAGTTGGACATGAGCAAGACTGGACATGCTTCCATTCAAGTGCCATTAGGGGAAAGGTCATGGCCTCCGGCTGCTGGTTATTCTTTTGTTTGCTGGTTTCAATTTCGAAATCTTCTAAAATCATCAGCAAAGGAGAGTGAAGCTCCTAATGGATATTCTAGAAGGCGCACCTCATCAATAGGACAGCAAGTTCTTCGAATATTCTCTGTTGGGTCTGTTGAAAATGGAAGTACTTTTTATGCAGAAGtactcttgcaggatgatggaCTTATAACTCTTGCGACAAGTAACACTTCCTCCTTGACTTTTtctgggattgaaatggaagaGGGTAGGTGGCATCATCTTGCAATTGTGCATAACAAACCAAATGCTTTGGCTGGTCTGTTCCAAGCTAGTGTAGCTTATGTATATGTTAATGGAAAACTGAGGCACACTGGAAAACTTGGATACTCTCCCTCTCCTGTGGGTAAGTCTCTACAGGTAAATATTGGGACACCAGTTGCCTGTGCAAAGGCTAATGATTTGTCATGGAAACTCAGATCTTGCTACCTTTTTGAAGAGGCACTCTCACCAGGTTCCATATGTTTTATGTACATTCTTGGAAGGGGATACAGAGGACTTTTCCAGGATAGCAACCTGTTGCAATTTGTTCCAAATCAGGCATGTGGAGGTGGCAGTATGGCTATCTTAGATTCTTTAGACACAGACTTGTCTTTGACTGCTACCGTGCAAAAGCCTGACAATGCTGGCAAACAAGGCGTAACTAAATTGGATCAAAGTGGAATTGTTTGGGATTCTgataaattgggaaatttatCACTGCACTTGTGGGGTAAAAAACTGATATTTGCATTTGATGGGACGAGTACAGAAATGTTCCGAGCATCTGGAACTTTATCCATGCTCAATCTAGTCGATCCTCTTTCAGTTGCTGCTTCTCCTATAGGGG GGATACCACGCTTTGGCAGACTTGTTGGAGATATATATGTTTGTAAGCAATCTGTCATAGGTGATACTATACGCCCCATTGGTGGCATGGCTGTTGTACTTGCACTTGTTGAAGCTGCTGAAACAAGGGACATGCTTCACATGTCGTTGACATTGCTTGCTTGTGCTCTTCATCAGAATCCTCAGAATGTTAGAGACATGCAGAAGTACCGGGGATACCACTTGCTAGCTCTTTTTCTTCAGCGCAGAATGTCATTGTTTGACATGCATTCACTTGAGATCTTCTTCCAAATTGCTGCATGTGAGGCTTCATTCTCCGAACCAAGAAAAATTGAAGCAGTGCATACTAACCTCTCACCTGCAGGCATCATTAATGAGTCCAGCTTTGATGATAATACTATATCAAAGTTTCGTGATGAATTTTCGTCAGTTGGGTCTCCAGGGtatattgatgatttttctgcAACAAAGGATTCATTTAGTCATATATCGGAGTTGGAAAGTACATATATGCAGACAGAGACATCCAATTGCATTGTTCTGTCTAATGCTGATATGGTTGAGCATGTGTTGTTGGATTGGACCCTTTGGGTGAGAGCTCCAGTCCCAATCCAAATTTCTTTACTTGGATTTCTTGAACATCTTGTCTCCATGCATTGGTACAGAAATCACAATCTGACAATTCTTCGCAGAATTAATCTTGTTCAGCATTTGCTGGTTACCCTGCAGAGGGGTGATGTTGAAGTGCCAGTGTTAGAAAAATTAGTTGTTCTGCTGGGTGTCATTTTGGAGGACGGGTTTCTTCCGTCTGAACTGGAGCTAGTTGTGAGATTCATGATTATGACATTCGATCTTCCTGACCTAACATCTCGTAATCATATTATGCGAGAAGCAATGGGGAAGCCTATCATTGTAAGAAACATGTTACTTGAGATGCTAATTGATCTTCAGGTGACAATTCACTCAGAGGAGTTACTTGAGCAGTGGCATAGAATGGTTTCGTCGAAATTAATCACTTATTTTCTTGATGAAGCTGTTCATCCTACCAGTATGAGGTGGATCACGACCCTTCTGGGTGTGTGTTTGACATCATCTCCTACATTTGCACTTAAATTTCGCTCCAGTGGAGGTTATCAAGGTTTAGCAAGAGTGCTTCCTAGTTTCTACGATTCTCCTGATATATATTACATTTTGTTTTGTCTGATATTTGGGAAGCCTGTATATCCGAGATTACCAGAAGTACGTATGCTTGATTTTCATGCACTCATTCCAAGTGACAGTAGCTACGTAGAGTTGAAATTTGTAGAACTTCTGGAATCTGTTATTGCAATGGCAAAATCAACATTTGATAGGTTATGCAACCAATCAACACTTGCCTATCAAACTGGCAATCTTTCTCATGTTGGTACTAACCTTGTAGCAGAACTCACGGATGAGCATGTAGATATATCTGGGGAGCTCCAAGGTGAAACTCTTATACACAAAACTTATGCTGCTCGCTTGATGGGTGGAGAGGCATCAGCGCCTGCTGCTGCCACTTCAGTTCTCAGATTCATGGTTGATCTTGCAAAAATAGGTCTTCCTTTTTCTGTTGGATGCAGACATATGGAGTTTCTTGAAAGCtgcattgacctctatttttcCTGCGTCAG GGCTGCGCATGCTGTGAGGATGGCCAAGGAACTCTCTGTAAAAACTGAAGACACGAATTTGAATGATGGTGAAGAGGATAGCTGTAGCTCTCATAATACTTTCTCTAGCTTGCCTCAAGAACAGGAACTTTCGGTAAAGACCTCTATTAGCATAGGGAGCTTTACCCAGGGGAATGTTAGTGCTAGTTCAGACGATATTCCTGTTTCCCCAAATAATGTGGCTAGTGAAAAACCAGATGTTAATATCTTAGAAACACAATACCAGCCAGTGAAAGAAGACACACAAGCTGTAAGGAATTTTGATGTTGAAGCAGTTGAGCAGGCATCCCATGCCACTTCTGGCAGCAATGAGTTCCGTTTTCATGATAAAAAAAGCACATCAGATCCTAGTCCTCAAAAGGATTTGCACAGTACTTTGTCTTCCACTATGCTGGAATCTCCTGTCATGTctaaaaattgtaatttttttatctcaCCGACCCCTTCTTCTCCAGTTTTAGCTCTGACATCTTGGCTTGGGAGTTCCAGTCGAAATGATCTGAAATCCCAGTCCGCACGATCCATGGATTCTATTGTATCATTGAATGATAGCAATCATACTCCAGACTTAAAGCCTTCTGATCATACTAAACCTAGTACAAACATGTTTGCGATCAGTCCAATGCTTCTGCTGGAAGTGGATGATTGTGGCTATGGAGGTGGTCCATGTTCCGCTGGTGCCACTGCAGTTTTAGATTTTGTAGCGGAAGTTCTTGCTGATTTTGTCACTGAGCAAATGAAAGCTGCATCAGTTGTTGAGACCGTGCTGGAAAATGTACCTCAATATGCTGACGCTGAATCAGTTTTAGTTTTTCAGGGCTTATGCTTTACTAGATTAATGAACTTTCTTGAGAGACGCCTCTTACGTGATGATGAGGAAGATGAGAAGAAGTTAGATAAAACCAGGTGGTCCTTAAACCTGGATGCACTGTCCTGGATGATAGTGGATCGTGTATACATGGGAGCTTTTCCTCAGCCAGCTAGTGTATTGAAGACGCTGGAGTTTTTGTTATCCATGTTGCAGTTGGCAAATAAAGACGGACGGATTGAAGAAACAATTCCAGCGGGCAGGCTCCTTTCCATTGGGAGAGGAAGCAGACAACTTGATACTTACATACATGCTCTCTTTAAGAATACAAATCGTATGATACTGTTCTGTTTCCttccatcatttttactcaccatAGGGGAAGATGATCTTCTTTCACGTCTGGGTCTGATGAACGAGCCCAAGAAAATATTGTCTGTTTACACATCACCAGTGGAAGAAGGGGTTAATGTTTTCACCGTGTTGCAGTTACTGGTTGCTCACAGGAGAATAATATTTTCTCCCAGTAATCTTGAGACCGATCTGAATTGTTGTCTCTGTGTAAATTTGATATCCCTTCTCCACGATCATAGACAGAATGTCCAAAATGCAGCTGTTGATATTCTCAAGTATCTTTTGGTACAACGAAGGGCTGCACTTGAAGAATTTTTAGTTTCCAAACCTAATCAAGGATCTTCGTTCGATGTTTTGCATGGTGGTTTCGATAATCTTTTGACTGGAAACTTATCTGGATTTTTTGATTGGTTTCATAGTTCTCAGTCAGTTGTTAATAAAGTGTTGGAACAGTGTGCTGTCATTATGTGGGTGCAATATATTACAGGGTCAGCAAAGTTTCCTGGAGTTAGGATAAAGGGCATGGATAGTCGCCGTAAAAGAGAtatggaaaaaaaaacaagGGACACATCAAAAGTGGAGCATAAACATTGGGAGCAGGTGAATGAACGGAGAATTGCACTTGAATTGGTTCGTGATGCCATGGCTACTGAGTTGCGTGTTATCCGTCAGGATAAATATGGATGGGTGCTTCATGCTGAAAGCGAGTGGCAAACTCACCTCCAACAACTTGTACATGAGCGAGGAATATTTCCGATCAGCAGATCTTCTATCAATGAGGAGGAGCCTGAGTGGTATCTTTGCCCCATTGAAGGTCCATATAGGATGCGGAAAAAGCTTGAACGGTGTAAACTAAAGATTGATACAATTGAAAATGTTCTGAACGGAAAATTTCTGTTAGGGGAAGGAGAACTGTCCAAGGATAAAATTGAAGATGAAGATCATGCCTCTGATACTGAATCAGATTCCTTTTTCAATCTATTAGCTTCCAAGCCAAACGATGAATCTTTTAGTtctgaattatatgatgcatcaACTTTCAGAGAATCAGAAGATGCTGGGGATATAGCTTTTTCTGGAGTTGGATGGAACGATGATCGAGAGAGTAGCATAAATGAAGCAAGTCTGCATTCAGCTACTGAATTTGGTGTCAAGTCAAGTGCTGGATCCACTCAAAGAGCTGAAAGTGTTCCAGGAAAGTCTGATTTAGGCTCCCCAAGGCAATCTTCTTCTGCAAGAATTGATGATGTCAGAGTGGCAGAGGATAAATCAGATAAAGAACTAAATGATAATGGTGAATACTTGATCAGACCTTATCTAGAACCTTGCGAAAGGATCAAGTATAAGTACAATTGTGAAAGGGTTGTAGGCCTTGACAAACATGATGGCATATTTCTAATAGGAGAACTGTCCCTGTATGTCATTGAGAACTTTTATATTGATGATTCTGGGTGTATACGTGAAAAAGAGAGTGAAGATGACCTTTCCGTCATTGATCAGGCTTTGGGTGTAAACAAAGACTTATCCATTTGCATGGATTCTCATTCCAAATCCACTATGTCGTGGAGTGCTACTGCAAAAGCCTATACTGGGGCTAGGGCCTGGGCATTCAATGGTGGTGCCTGGGGGAAGGAAAAACTGGGTAGTAGTGGTAATGTGCCTCATCTTTGGCATATGTGGAAGCTTGATAGTGTCCATGAGCTTCTAAAGCGTGATTATCAGCTACGGCCGGTTGCTATTGAGATTTTTAGCATGGATGGTTGCAATGACCTATTGGTTTTCCACAAAAAAGAACGAGAAGAAGTTTTCAAAAATCTGGTGGCCATGAATCTACCTAGGAACAGCAT GTTAGATTCCACAATCTCTGGATCAACCAAACAAGATAGCAAAGAAGGTAGCCGTCTTTTCAAGGTTATGGCGAAGTCCTTCTCCAAGAGATGGAAAAATGGAGAAATTAGCAATTTTCAGTACATTATGCATCTCAACACACTTGCTGGCCGTGGATACAGTGATCTTACGCAGTATCCTGTGTTTCCGTGGGTGCTGGCAGATTATGAGAGTgaaactcttaatttctcagatCCAAAAACCTTCCGGAAACTTGATAAACCAATAGGTTGCCAATCATTAGAAGGAGAAGAGGAGTTCAGGAAGAG ATACGATAGCTGGGATGATCCAGAGGTCCCCAAATTTCATTATGGTTCTCATTATTCTAGCGCGGGGATAGTTCTCTTCTACCTCCTACGCCTGCCTCCCTTCAGCATGGAGAACCAAAAATTGCAGGGTGGACAATTTGACCATGCTGATCGTCTTTTCAATAGTATACAGGATACATGGTTGAGTGCTGCTGGAAAAGGCAACACTTCTGATGTCAAGGAACTAATTCCAGAGTTCTTCTATATGCCCGAATTCCTGGAGAACAGGTTCAAGCTTGACTTTGGCGAGAAACAATCAGGAGAGAAG GTTAGCGATGTTGTCTTGCCACCATGGGCTAAGGGCAGTGCTAGGGAGTTCATCAGGAAGCATAGGGAAGCTTTGGAGTCTGACTACATTTCAGAGCATCTACATCACTGGATTGATCTTATTTTTGGGTATACACAGAGAGGGAAA GCTGCTGAAGAAGCTGTTAATGTCTTCTACCATTATACATACGAAGGCAGTGTTGACATCGATTCAGTTGCAGATCCTGCTATGAAAGCTTCAATACTAGCACAGATAAATCACTTTGGACAAACACCAAAACAGCTCTTCTTGAAGCCCCATGTCAAGAGACGAACGGATAAAAGGAATCTCCCTCACCCACTTCGGCATTCTGAGCTGCTTGTTCCTCATGAGATTCGCAAGAGCTCATCTCCTATATCCCAAATTGTGAATTTTGGTGacaagattctcattgctggtCCAAATAATTTGCTAAAACCAAGAACATTTTCTAAAAATGTCGCATGGGGTTTTCCTGACCGGAGCTTGAGATTTGTAACCTATGATCAAGAACGGGTTCTTTCTACTCACGAAAATCTTCATGGGGGTAACCAAATCCAATGTGTTGGTGCGACCCATGATGGTCAGAGTTTGGTTACCGGTGCTGATGACGGCTTGGTCTGCGTTTGGAGACTTGGCAACGATGGACCTCGTGTAGTTCGACGCCTACAGTTGGAGAAGGCTCTTTGTGGTCATACTGGTAAAATCACCTGCCTTCACGTTAGCCAGCCTTACATGATGATCGTGAGCGGGTCTGAGGATTGCTCAGTAATAATATGGGATCTGAGCTCTTTGGTTTTCGTGAGGCAGCTGCCCGAGTTTCCTTCACCGGTGTCAGCAATCTACATGAATGACCTGACCGGAGAAATTTTGACTGCAGCAGGCGTGATGCTCGCTGTTTGGAGCATTAATGGCGATTGCCTTGCAGTGGTGAACACCTCACAACTCCCATCGGATTCGATCCTCTCCATCACAGGTAGCACTTTCTCAGATTGTATAGATAAACAGTGGTATGCATCCGGCCACCAAAGTGGTGCAGTCAAAGTCTGGAAGATGGTTCACTCTTCCAGCGAGGAGTCGACCCAAGACAAACAAAATACTAGCCCCGGAGCTGGTCTGGGACTTGGAAGTAAAGTTCCCGAGTATCGCCTAATCCTACATAAGGTGTTGAAGTCCCACAAATTCCCGGTGACGGCCCTTCACCTGTCGAGCGACCTAAAACAGTTATTGAGTGGGGATTCGGGAGGCCACCTTGTTTCATGGACGTTACCCGAGGAGAGCTTGAGATCCTTGATGAACCATGGGTGA